From the genome of Pyrobaculum sp. 3827-6, one region includes:
- a CDS encoding NADH-quinone oxidoreductase subunit K → MTPAVAVGVVLILLGLYSIAVTRNLVRLLISLELVTVGAFAALAPASAVDPTLVFYGVLILVMISVSEASILAALIYRNYTMTKETDMSTMTRGRET, encoded by the coding sequence ATGACCCCCGCAGTGGCGGTAGGCGTGGTGTTGATACTCCTCGGCCTCTACAGCATAGCCGTGACCCGAAACTTGGTGAGGCTACTCATCTCCCTTGAGCTGGTGACGGTAGGCGCCTTCGCCGCCCTGGCGCCGGCCTCGGCGGTAGACCCAACCCTGGTCTTCTACGGCGTCTTGATACTGGTAATGATCTCCGTCTCCGAGGCCTCTATACTAGCCGCCTTGATATACCGCAACTACACCATGACCAAGGAAACAGACATGTCCACGATGACAAGGGGGAGGGAGACATGA
- the nuoH gene encoding NADH-quinone oxidoreductase subunit NuoH, with protein MDLSSLILSPRLWFFIILFAVSSVILLTVVWFERKAAARVQMRVGPLHVSPRLGGYLQLLADAFKFIISEPIVPRGAHRILFVWGPPIFVTLAFGASLLLPLTPDLRLIKDPALLPYGLVFSLVILLLVSISVVIIGWSVNNKFAYIGAAREALLVAAYELPLILSFLAMALLYGTLNPLEIVNKQTALTGALLNPLAFLVFIIVAAMATARFPFEIADYEGDVATGPYSDYGGVFLVLSFAGGTYYATFSYSLLATILFLGGWALPGYAPGPWPHDIIGHLILAAWVLAKTTALMLFYAFLRAAMPVLRLDHTLVLGWRGLLALGVAAVAWSAALRALGVAP; from the coding sequence ATGGATCTCTCGTCCCTAATCCTCTCCCCCCGCCTCTGGTTTTTCATTATACTCTTCGCGGTGTCGAGCGTCATACTGCTGACAGTAGTGTGGTTCGAGAGAAAGGCCGCTGCGAGGGTCCAAATGCGGGTAGGCCCCCTCCATGTCTCCCCGCGGCTCGGCGGCTACCTCCAGCTACTTGCAGACGCCTTCAAATTCATCATAAGCGAGCCGATAGTGCCCCGCGGCGCCCACAGAATACTATTCGTATGGGGCCCCCCAATATTCGTAACCCTCGCCTTCGGCGCATCATTGCTCCTGCCCCTAACCCCAGACCTCAGACTGATAAAAGACCCCGCCCTCCTCCCATACGGCCTCGTCTTCTCCCTAGTCATACTCCTCCTAGTCTCCATATCAGTCGTCATCATCGGGTGGTCCGTCAACAATAAATTCGCCTACATAGGCGCCGCCCGCGAAGCCCTGCTCGTCGCCGCCTACGAGCTACCCCTCATCCTCTCCTTCCTCGCCATGGCCCTCCTATACGGCACCCTAAACCCCCTGGAAATTGTGAATAAGCAGACAGCCCTCACAGGCGCGTTGCTTAACCCCCTGGCCTTCCTAGTCTTCATAATAGTTGCCGCAATGGCCACCGCCAGATTCCCCTTCGAAATAGCCGACTACGAAGGCGACGTCGCCACGGGGCCGTACAGCGACTACGGAGGCGTGTTTCTGGTTCTCTCCTTCGCCGGCGGCACCTACTACGCCACCTTCTCCTACTCCCTCCTCGCCACCATACTCTTCCTCGGCGGGTGGGCCCTGCCGGGCTACGCGCCGGGGCCCTGGCCACACGACATAATCGGCCACCTCATACTCGCCGCGTGGGTGCTGGCGAAAACCACAGCCCTCATGCTGTTCTACGCCTTCCTGAGAGCCGCCATGCCCGTCCTCCGGCTAGACCACACCCTCGTCCTCGGCTGGCGCGGGCTCCTGGCGCTGGGAGTAGCCGCAGTGGCGTGGTCAGCCGCCCTAAGAGCCCTCGGAGTGGCGCCATGA
- the nuoI gene encoding NADH-quinone oxidoreductase subunit NuoI: MSNAKLSTIVKATVDALAVAARNFIKPERITIYYPYEKLEYGRMRGWIGLLTEKCTSCMLCARICPTNAIKMYPAPNTKRYPGIDYGRCIMCHFCIDVCPTDALYPTPIKELAFYDYKEMIYTPDREREPPKIQEPYKSVKVAIKYEGGIPKKVRLE, translated from the coding sequence ATGAGCAACGCCAAGCTAAGCACGATAGTCAAGGCGACGGTAGACGCTCTGGCGGTAGCCGCCAGGAACTTCATAAAGCCGGAGCGCATCACCATATACTACCCATACGAAAAGCTGGAATACGGCAGGATGAGAGGCTGGATAGGCCTATTGACAGAGAAGTGCACCTCGTGCATGCTCTGCGCCAGGATATGCCCCACCAACGCCATCAAGATGTACCCAGCACCCAACACCAAGAGATACCCCGGCATAGACTACGGCAGGTGCATCATGTGCCACTTCTGCATCGACGTATGCCCCACAGACGCCCTCTACCCAACCCCCATAAAAGAACTGGCCTTTTACGACTACAAAGAGATGATCTACACCCCCGACAGGGAACGCGAACCCCCAAAAATCCAAGAACCCTACAAATCCGTCAAGGTAGCAATAAAATACGAAGGCGGCATACCCAAAAAAGTAAGACTTGAGTAG
- a CDS encoding complex I subunit 5 family protein, which yields MIILAAVLIPMALSLAAYVAAKKSPYTAGYISALALIPLLVVSAYSAFGGVDITEATFKGFDILAFRITPFNGLFAFTVALVGILVAIYSPPYMEHRSQEVGRDTSLFYLTYGFFLGGLAGAFVAANLIMVYVFIEIALIASLFQVLYYGYGDRVRITVMYLVWSHVGAFLVLAGFLLLYLDGTYYVPLLLEGVENAKFPGPNAVAFLLILVGSLIKMAALGVHMWLPYVHAEAPTPLSALLSPVLVGIGGYLIAATAMYVLPADSEWARWLVYYAIATAIYGGLMAYLQKDVKRLFAYSTVSQMGYLLLGVALLNPHGYTAAALFYLSHGLGKAVLFMTAGYFIMHLHTRDIEKMGGLYGWRPELAGAAVVGFLNLAGILSVGMVSEIVLTVAYARYFGKQYLYYIPYAAVLLVTGIYAFNTIRVVFFGPHKREDKGPVDMALLAIVATAFISLLLFIPPFSSALADNVYKTIEAARLWR from the coding sequence ATGATCATCCTAGCCGCGGTCCTAATACCAATGGCCCTCTCCCTAGCCGCCTACGTCGCCGCGAAGAAGTCGCCATACACGGCGGGCTACATATCGGCGCTGGCGCTGATACCCCTACTAGTCGTCTCCGCCTACTCGGCGTTCGGCGGCGTCGACATCACGGAGGCGACCTTCAAGGGCTTTGATATATTGGCGTTCCGCATAACCCCCTTCAACGGACTCTTCGCCTTCACAGTAGCCCTCGTAGGCATCCTCGTCGCCATATACTCACCGCCGTACATGGAACACAGGAGCCAAGAAGTGGGCAGAGACACCTCCCTATTCTACCTCACATACGGCTTCTTCCTAGGCGGACTCGCCGGCGCCTTCGTCGCCGCCAACCTCATCATGGTGTACGTATTCATAGAAATAGCCCTCATAGCCTCCCTCTTCCAGGTACTGTACTACGGATACGGAGACCGCGTAAGGATTACAGTCATGTACCTCGTCTGGTCCCACGTAGGGGCCTTCCTCGTCCTAGCCGGCTTCCTCCTCCTCTATCTAGATGGGACCTACTACGTACCCCTCCTCCTAGAGGGCGTCGAAAACGCCAAGTTCCCTGGGCCCAATGCCGTTGCCTTCCTCCTAATTCTAGTCGGCTCCCTAATCAAGATGGCGGCCCTCGGCGTCCACATGTGGCTCCCCTACGTCCACGCAGAGGCCCCCACGCCGCTGTCCGCCCTCCTGTCCCCCGTCCTAGTGGGCATAGGGGGGTATTTAATAGCGGCCACGGCGATGTACGTCCTGCCAGCAGACTCCGAGTGGGCCCGGTGGCTCGTCTACTACGCCATAGCCACAGCCATATACGGCGGCCTAATGGCGTATCTACAGAAAGACGTGAAGAGGCTCTTCGCCTACTCAACCGTGTCGCAGATGGGCTATCTACTCCTCGGCGTAGCCCTCCTCAACCCCCACGGCTACACCGCGGCGGCGCTGTTCTACCTAAGCCACGGCCTAGGCAAGGCCGTCCTATTCATGACCGCCGGCTACTTCATAATGCACCTCCACACCCGCGACATTGAGAAAATGGGCGGGCTCTACGGCTGGCGCCCCGAGCTGGCAGGAGCCGCCGTGGTGGGGTTCCTCAACCTGGCGGGCATCCTGAGCGTGGGTATGGTGTCGGAGATAGTGCTCACGGTGGCCTACGCGAGGTACTTCGGCAAGCAGTACCTCTACTACATACCCTACGCAGCTGTCCTCCTGGTGACCGGCATCTACGCCTTCAACACCATCCGCGTGGTGTTCTTCGGCCCCCACAAGAGAGAGGACAAGGGCCCCGTCGACATGGCCCTGCTGGCCATAGTCGCGACGGCCTTCATATCGCTTCTGCTCTTCATACCGCCCTTCTCCAGCGCACTCGCAGACAACGTATATAAAACTATAGAGGCGGCTAGGCTATGGAGGTAG
- a CDS encoding NADH-quinone oxidoreductase subunit L codes for MEVVLLTIFLPLITSIASLFSASEKFKAWVVTLGTFLSALLATYIYLTVPAPPPDKPIIYGFPWIQAVGASVEVRLSNFSLPMGVLVAWLVAAISLYSVKYMEGDYRSGWYWFFFGFFATSMLIIVYAENLWLLLVGWEGVGLASWALIGHWYRDEYDKWVGRGEEKVAGVPYWWTPSKASLRAILTVRFGDAFFLVAIALFYALVGTVSLSKLSGSEALRALGVVPLLFFAMGPFTKSAQFPFHEWLLTAMTGPTSVSALIHAATMVKAGVYVLIVTTPIFLLVKGAELYFWVVTVVGVVTALVATLIALTAMEFKLVLAGSTAANLGIIAAAAGAAGLLGLHEEHLLGALLFFAFLHIVGHAVSKASLFMGFGAVIHEAGTRFIGEVGRLARHMKITTAAMALSMLSLVGIPPFVGYITKELALENVFEAGHVYHVEWLAPVLYVLLFITPIYGLRLIGLTFVHGREPEEVHEAPVLMWLPYTALAAATVALGVYFAATVKFPLTEALVAVLAGFLTGFVLYIWLPGFRSETLKPLWEALYRRFYLPILYDGVLPLLYTWLAKFIYVVFDRGLFDGLYHNVLPGVFGAVSNWARRLVTGNISMYMFYAVVGVFVILLLLVLL; via the coding sequence ATGGAGGTAGTACTCCTTACTATTTTCCTGCCGTTGATCACATCAATCGCCTCGCTGTTTAGCGCTTCGGAGAAGTTCAAGGCGTGGGTCGTCACTCTGGGGACGTTTCTATCGGCGCTACTCGCCACCTACATATACCTCACAGTGCCCGCGCCGCCGCCCGACAAGCCAATTATCTACGGCTTCCCGTGGATCCAAGCCGTCGGCGCCAGCGTCGAGGTGAGGCTGAGCAACTTCAGCCTGCCGATGGGAGTCCTCGTGGCGTGGCTAGTCGCCGCCATCTCGCTGTACTCCGTCAAGTACATGGAGGGAGACTACAGATCCGGCTGGTACTGGTTCTTCTTCGGCTTCTTCGCCACCTCCATGCTCATAATCGTCTACGCGGAGAACCTCTGGCTCCTCCTCGTGGGGTGGGAGGGAGTCGGCCTCGCCTCGTGGGCTCTCATAGGCCACTGGTACCGCGACGAGTACGACAAGTGGGTCGGCAGAGGAGAGGAGAAAGTGGCGGGGGTACCCTACTGGTGGACACCCAGCAAGGCCAGCCTGCGCGCCATCCTCACGGTGCGCTTCGGCGACGCCTTCTTCCTAGTAGCCATCGCCCTGTTCTACGCGCTGGTGGGGACGGTGTCTCTCTCAAAGCTGAGCGGCTCCGAGGCGTTGAGGGCTCTGGGCGTGGTGCCGCTTCTGTTCTTCGCCATGGGGCCGTTTACCAAGAGCGCCCAGTTCCCGTTCCACGAGTGGCTTCTCACCGCGATGACCGGTCCGACGAGCGTATCTGCGCTGATACACGCAGCGACGATGGTTAAGGCGGGGGTTTACGTGCTGATTGTCACAACGCCGATTTTCCTCCTGGTGAAGGGCGCCGAGCTGTATTTCTGGGTGGTTACTGTCGTAGGCGTCGTGACGGCTCTGGTAGCGACACTCATCGCGCTGACCGCTATGGAGTTCAAGCTTGTCCTCGCCGGCTCCACGGCGGCTAACCTCGGCATCATCGCGGCGGCAGCTGGCGCGGCTGGGTTGCTCGGCCTGCACGAGGAGCATCTGCTCGGTGCGTTACTCTTCTTTGCTTTTCTCCACATCGTGGGGCACGCGGTGTCTAAGGCCAGCCTCTTCATGGGCTTCGGCGCGGTGATACACGAGGCAGGTACTAGGTTCATTGGGGAAGTGGGCAGGCTGGCGAGGCATATGAAGATCACCACGGCGGCCATGGCGCTGTCTATGCTTAGCCTTGTGGGCATCCCGCCCTTTGTCGGCTACATCACCAAGGAACTTGCGTTGGAGAACGTCTTTGAGGCTGGGCATGTGTACCACGTGGAGTGGCTGGCGCCTGTGCTGTACGTGTTGTTGTTCATAACGCCGATCTACGGCCTGCGGCTCATCGGCTTGACGTTTGTCCACGGGAGAGAGCCGGAGGAGGTGCACGAGGCGCCTGTGTTGATGTGGCTTCCCTACACGGCGCTGGCCGCGGCCACCGTCGCGCTGGGCGTGTACTTCGCCGCGACTGTGAAGTTCCCCTTAACCGAGGCGCTTGTGGCGGTGCTGGCCGGCTTCTTGACAGGGTTTGTGCTGTATATATGGCTCCCCGGCTTCCGCTCGGAGACTCTCAAGCCTCTGTGGGAGGCGCTGTACCGCAGGTTCTATCTGCCTATCCTATACGACGGGGTGCTCCCTCTGCTGTACACATGGCTCGCCAAGTTTATCTACGTGGTGTTTGACAGGGGGCTTTTCGACGGGCTGTATCACAACGTGTTGCCGGGGGTGTTCGGCGCCGTGTCGAATTGGGCTAGGAGGCTGGTAACCGGCAATATTAGCATGTACATGTTCTACGCGGTTGTGGGGGTGTTTGTAATTCTTCTACTGCTGGTGTTGTTATGA
- a CDS encoding proton-conducting transporter membrane subunit, translating to MIAYFAYLVLALSLAAPLLVRVDGRYVAVATSLALVALTAAAGTPVGVLVALVALALALDWRVGSFGLALSFAAVAAALAVYVYYAAQPVVYGLIALALATAAVYGLLAMGRGRENVEGAVKYLVFSGVGKVLIVVGYFTAAAGWPWGLYLAVLGFMFELGIAPFHAWVVDAYALGSPGGAASLAAFSKVTALFVLLAIFKSLKAPGEVGLVALVVALVSMLVANVAGLTAKTLGRVMAYSSIAHMSYALAAVSLVWWLGEPEKRPSLFGAPVSAADLAILVVVLEGLASGLAKAGVFGYLRAAFSDLLPPRRSVLNVLNVFSLLGLPPLLGFWPKLILALLILSYPNVQLAVFLVVWVVVNSALATPYYLRAVRWLVEAPGPVGDNVTSSYTAFAAVALGVVLPLVAYLLL from the coding sequence ATGATCGCCTACTTCGCCTATCTAGTCTTGGCGCTGTCTCTGGCGGCGCCGCTGTTGGTGAGGGTAGATGGGCGGTACGTGGCGGTGGCGACTTCTCTGGCGCTTGTGGCCCTCACCGCGGCGGCTGGCACGCCGGTGGGGGTTTTGGTAGCGCTGGTGGCGCTGGCCCTAGCTCTCGACTGGAGGGTGGGATCCTTCGGCCTTGCTCTTTCGTTTGCGGCGGTGGCGGCGGCTCTGGCGGTGTATGTATACTACGCCGCGCAGCCGGTGGTGTATGGGCTCATAGCGCTGGCGCTGGCCACTGCGGCTGTGTACGGCCTCCTGGCCATGGGTAGGGGGAGGGAGAACGTGGAGGGGGCTGTGAAGTACCTGGTGTTCTCCGGGGTGGGGAAGGTGCTCATCGTCGTGGGTTACTTTACGGCGGCGGCTGGGTGGCCGTGGGGGCTGTACCTGGCGGTGCTTGGCTTTATGTTTGAGCTGGGTATTGCGCCTTTCCACGCGTGGGTTGTAGACGCCTACGCCCTGGGGTCGCCGGGCGGCGCGGCGTCTCTCGCGGCGTTTAGCAAAGTGACCGCCCTCTTCGTCCTCTTGGCGATTTTCAAGAGCTTGAAGGCGCCTGGCGAGGTGGGGCTTGTGGCGCTGGTGGTGGCGCTTGTCTCCATGCTCGTCGCCAACGTGGCTGGCCTCACGGCGAAGACGCTGGGCAGGGTTATGGCCTACTCCTCCATCGCCCACATGTCGTACGCCCTCGCGGCCGTGTCCTTGGTGTGGTGGCTCGGGGAACCCGAAAAGCGGCCTAGCCTATTTGGCGCGCCGGTGTCGGCCGCCGATTTGGCAATCCTCGTGGTTGTGCTTGAGGGGCTTGCGTCGGGGCTTGCTAAGGCTGGGGTTTTCGGCTACTTGCGGGCCGCTTTTTCCGACCTACTCCCGCCGAGGAGGAGCGTGTTGAATGTGCTGAATGTGTTTTCTCTGCTGGGGTTGCCGCCTCTTCTGGGCTTCTGGCCGAAGCTCATCCTGGCGCTTCTAATTCTGTCGTATCCAAATGTCCAGCTGGCTGTGTTCCTAGTTGTGTGGGTTGTCGTCAACAGCGCCTTGGCGACGCCCTACTACCTCAGGGCAGTTAGGTGGCTTGTGGAGGCGCCGGGGCCTGTGGGAGACAACGTGACGTCTTCCTACACGGCGTTTGCGGCTGTCGCGCTGGGTGTGGTTCTGCCCCTAGTGGCTTACCTACTCCTGTAG
- a CDS encoding nucleoside-diphosphate kinase, translated as MPVERTLVILKPDAVARGLVGEIISRFERAGLRIVAMKMVRASPEEVERFYPSSEEWLKSAGSKLLKAYQELGIDPVSRLGTGDPVEVGRMIKRSLVRYMTSGPIVVMVLKGNRAVEVVRKLVGPTAPHSAPPGTIRGDFSIDSPDLAAEEGRVVYNLVHASDSREEAEREIRFWFREGEVLD; from the coding sequence GTGCCGGTTGAGCGCACTCTGGTCATTTTAAAGCCCGACGCCGTGGCGCGTGGGCTGGTGGGGGAGATCATCTCGAGGTTTGAGAGGGCTGGTCTTAGGATTGTGGCTATGAAGATGGTGAGGGCTTCTCCGGAGGAGGTGGAGAGGTTTTATCCCTCGTCGGAGGAGTGGCTTAAGTCGGCTGGCTCCAAGCTTTTGAAGGCTTATCAGGAGCTGGGGATTGACCCGGTCTCTCGGCTGGGCACCGGGGACCCGGTTGAGGTTGGGCGTATGATTAAGCGTAGCTTGGTTAGGTACATGACTTCGGGTCCTATTGTGGTGATGGTTTTGAAGGGGAATAGGGCTGTGGAGGTGGTGAGGAAGCTCGTGGGGCCGACGGCGCCGCACTCGGCGCCTCCGGGGACCATAAGGGGCGACTTCTCGATAGACTCGCCTGACTTAGCGGCTGAGGAGGGCAGGGTTGTGTACAACTTGGTGCACGCCTCCGACAGCCGGGAGGAGGCTGAGAGGGAGATAAGGTTTTGGTTTAGGGAGGGTGAGGTTTTAGACTAG
- a CDS encoding NADH-quinone oxidoreductase subunit D — protein MMRVEEYGLVLKEERLEGGRRVLDIFWGPQHPSSGHTRFIVEVDGDVVVNVTPDPGYVHRTMEKLGETRHWIQNIPLFERLSLPDAINVTWAYSMSIERLAKFDVSPRAEYLRVIMGELSRISTHLYDLGLHAIMIGSSTGFMWGFGLRELLVQLWAMVSGSRTTPTWILPGGVRTAPPDAFYEQTKGFLDYLEKKIDEFVRVVVKNPVGYYRLRDVGYLSKEDAAKLMATGPGARGSGIDWDARRAYKYGVYHELEWDVCVEDGGDALARTMVRLCEIRQSARIIRQALDRVPKDGPLVGEAVLHRLPPKQREKANEHIRLGALFTTMLPQAEGTGVTEGGRGRYYFHVLGDGTEKPYRVRISTPSWQNLRAMIKAFIGSRLMDLPAIYGSFGYFPPEQDR, from the coding sequence ATGATGAGGGTCGAGGAGTACGGACTTGTATTAAAAGAGGAGCGCCTTGAGGGCGGCCGCCGCGTTCTTGACATTTTCTGGGGGCCCCAGCACCCCTCCAGCGGCCACACCCGCTTCATAGTCGAGGTAGACGGCGACGTTGTGGTAAACGTCACGCCTGACCCCGGCTACGTGCATAGGACGATGGAGAAGCTCGGCGAGACCCGGCACTGGATCCAGAACATACCCCTTTTCGAGAGGCTCTCGCTTCCAGACGCCATAAACGTCACCTGGGCCTACTCCATGTCCATAGAGAGGCTCGCCAAATTTGACGTCTCTCCCCGCGCCGAGTATCTGAGAGTCATCATGGGGGAGCTCAGCCGCATCTCCACACACCTATACGACCTCGGCCTACACGCCATTATGATAGGCTCGTCTACAGGCTTCATGTGGGGCTTCGGTCTGCGCGAGCTTTTAGTACAGCTGTGGGCCATGGTCTCGGGCTCCAGAACCACCCCCACCTGGATCCTCCCCGGCGGAGTCCGCACCGCGCCCCCCGACGCCTTCTACGAACAGACCAAGGGCTTCCTCGACTACCTCGAGAAGAAGATAGATGAATTTGTCAGAGTCGTTGTCAAAAACCCCGTGGGCTACTACCGCCTTAGAGACGTCGGGTACCTCAGCAAGGAGGACGCCGCCAAGTTAATGGCCACGGGCCCCGGCGCCAGGGGCTCCGGCATAGACTGGGACGCCCGCCGCGCCTATAAATACGGCGTGTATCACGAGCTGGAGTGGGACGTCTGTGTAGAAGACGGCGGGGACGCCCTCGCCAGGACAATGGTGAGGCTCTGCGAAATTAGGCAGAGCGCCAGGATCATAAGGCAGGCTCTGGACAGAGTCCCCAAAGACGGCCCCCTCGTCGGCGAGGCGGTACTGCACAGACTGCCCCCCAAGCAGAGGGAGAAGGCAAACGAGCACATTAGACTAGGCGCCCTATTCACCACCATGCTACCACAGGCAGAGGGCACCGGCGTCACAGAGGGAGGCAGGGGGAGGTACTACTTCCACGTACTCGGCGACGGCACTGAGAAGCCCTACAGAGTGAGGATATCTACACCCTCTTGGCAAAACCTCAGAGCCATGATCAAGGCATTTATAGGCTCCCGCCTCATGGATCTCCCAGCAATATACGGATCCTTCGGCTACTTCCCGCCGGAGCAGGACCGGTGA